From the Musa acuminata AAA Group cultivar baxijiao chromosome BXJ1-2, Cavendish_Baxijiao_AAA, whole genome shotgun sequence genome, one window contains:
- the LOC135609712 gene encoding large ribosomal subunit protein eL20z-like, whose product MRPRTYKSTCLISGVGNGSSSGSRQSSLLNPNKRRVSNRSWKDWWKLHGSFKNAGQNGIPFTGSNGDTGKSKSDRGERTKQQQQPTRKRRTRGRGRRMSEEEGRSKGGPQQYGTFQGAPNYAQPAIGFPQPVPPPGHTAAHPFPPPQQSGPAYYARGYHAVPGYAPVIEVVEGTPLRQPRLACCGLGIGWLLFIVGFFLPAIPWYVGSFILLCVRVDYREKPGLVACTIAAILAAIAATVGATKGADVW is encoded by the exons ATGCGTCCTCGTACCTACAAATCTACCTGCCTCATTAGTGGAGTGGGAAACGGCTCCTCGAGTGGGTCCCGCCAAAGTTCCTTGTTAAACCCCAATAAAAGGCGGGTATCGAACAGGTCGTGGAAAGACTGGTGGAAGTTGCATGGCTCATTTAAGAATGCAGGTCAAAATGGAATCCCATTCACCGGATCAAACGGCGACACAGGCAAATCTAAATCAGATCGGGGAGAAAGaacgaagcagcagcagcagccaacgAGGAAGAGGAGAACcaggggaagaggaagaaggatgagCGAGGAGGAAGGCAGGAGCAAAGGGGGACCGCAGCAATACGGCACCTTCCAGGGCGCCCCCAACTACGCCCAGCCCGCCATCGGCTTCCCCCAGCCGGTGCCTCCCCCGGGCCACACCGCTGCGCACCCTTTCCCTCCGCCTCAGCAGTCTGGTCCTGCCTATTACGCCCGCGGTTACCACGCTGTCCCGG GTTATGCACCTGTTATTGAAGTTGTTGAAGGAACACCATTGAGACAGCCACGTCTCGCTTGTTGTGGCTTGGGCATCGGTTGGCTTTT GTTCATAGTTGGTTTCTTTCTACCTGCCATTCCGTGGTATGTTGGATCTTTTATTCTACTTTGTGTTAGAGTAGACTACCGAGAGAAGCCAGGCCTAGTTGCTTGCACAATTGCA